The following proteins come from a genomic window of Spea bombifrons isolate aSpeBom1 chromosome 10, aSpeBom1.2.pri, whole genome shotgun sequence:
- the SLC17A6 gene encoding vesicular glutamate transporter 2 has protein sequence MDSIKQRVLEPGKERVKDLAGKSLGHLYRVLEKKPKAGENIELTEDGKPLEVAAKKKPLCDCTCFGLPRRYIIAIMSGLGFCISFGIRCNLGVAIVDMVNNSTTHHGGKIIKEKAKFNWDPEIVGMIHGSFFWGYIVTQIPGGYISSRLAANRVFGAAILLTSTLNMLIPSAARVHYGFVIFVRILQGLVEGVTYPACHGIWSKWAPPLERSRLVTTSFCGSYAGAVIAMPLAGILVQYTGWSSVFYVYGSFGIVWYFFWILVSYESPAKHPTISDEERTYIEESIGESANLMGALEKFKTPWRRFFTSMPVYAIIVANFCRSWTFYLLLISQPAYFEEVFGFEISKVGMLSAVPHLVMTIIVPIGGQIADFLRSKQILSTTTVRKIMNCGGFGMEATLLLVVGYSHSRGVAISFLVLAVGFSGFAISGFNVNHLDIAPRYASILMGISNGVGTLSGMVCPLIVGAMTKNKTREEWQYVFLIAALVHYGGVIFYGLFASGEKQPWADPEQTSDEKCGFIDEDELAEETGDISQNCINYGTTKSYGATTHVNSGWPNGWEKREEFVQEEGHESYHYTHDGNCS, from the exons ATGGATTCAATAAAACAAAGGGTTCTGGAGCCTGGGAAGGAAAGGGTGAAGGATCTGGCAGGGAAGTCTTTGGGTCACCTGTACAG ggTTTTAGAGAAAAAGCCAAAGGCTGGGGAAAATATTGAGCTAACGGAAGATGGAAAACCCCTGGAAGTGGCCGCCAAGAAGAAGCCTTTATGCGACTGCACTTGCTTTGGGCTCCCACGGAGATATATCATCGCCATCATGAGTGGGCTTGGGTTCTGTATATCTTTTGGGATTCGCTGTAATCTGGGAGTGGCGATAGTGGATATGGTGAATAATAGCACCACTCATCATGGTGGAAAAATAATCAAAGAG aaaGCAAAATTTAATTGGGACCCAGAGATTGTTGGAATGATCCACGGCTCCTTCTTTTGGGGGTATATAGTGACCCAAATCCCAGGTGGATACATTTCATCCAGATTAGCGGCCAACAG GGTGTTCGGCGCAGCTATTCTTCTCACGTCCACTCTGAACATGCTCATACCGTCAGCCGCACGCGTCCACTATGGATTCGTCATCTTTGTCAGGATTCTGCAAGGTCTTGTGGAG GGAGTCACATATCCTGCGTGCCACGGCATATGGAGCAAGTGGGCTCCCCCGTTAGAAAGGAGCAGGCTGGTGACCACCTCGTTTTGTG GTTCCTACGCGGGCGCTGTGATCGCTATGCCCCTCGCTGGGATTTTAGTGCAATACACAGGCTGGTCCTCCGTGTTTTATGTTTATG GCAGCTTTGGTATAGTATGGTACTTCTTCTGGATTCTGGTATCCTATGAAAGTCCAGCAAAGCACCCGACCATTTCAGATGAAGAACGCACGTACATAGAGGAAAGCATCGGCGAGAGTGCTAACCTCATGGGTGCGCTGGAG AAATTCAAGACTCCATGGAGAAGGTTCTTTACCTCAATGCCCGTCTATGCAATTATTGTGGCAAATTTCTGCCGGAGCTGGACCTTTTACCTGCTGCTTATCAGCCAACCGGCGTACTTTGAGGAGGTCTTCGGGTTTGAGATCAGTAAG GTAGGGATGTTGTCTGCCGTTCCCCACCTGGTCATGACAATTATTGTTCCCATTGGAGGGCAAATTGCGGATTTTCTGCGCAGTAAACAGATTCTGTCCACAACAACTGTGCGCAAAATCATGAACTGCGGTG GTTTCGGCATGGAGGCCACGCTGCTCCTGGTCGTCGGCTATTCCCACAGCAGGGGAGTTGCCATATCATTCCTGGTCCTTGCTGTGGGATTCAGTGGATTTGCCATTTCTG GGTTCAACGTCAATCACCTTGACATAGCGCCCCGCTATGCCAGTATCCTGATGGGAATCTCCAATGGTGTTGGCACCTTGTCAGGGATGGTTTGTCCTCTTATTGTTGGTGCAATGACAAAAAACAAA ACGCGTGAAGAATGGCAGTACGTCTTCCTGATCGCAGCTCTGGTCCACTATGGAGGTGTTATATTCTATGGGCTATTTGCGTCTGGTGAGAAGCAGCCTTGGGCAGACCCTGAACAAACCAGTGACGAGAAGTGCGGCTTCATCGATGAAGATGAACTCGCTGAAGAAACAGGCGATATTAGTCAAAATTGCATTAATTATGGAACCACAAAGTCGTACGGTGCCACCACACACGTTAATAGTGGATGGCCCAATGGCtgggagaaaagagaagagtTTGTACAAGAGGAAGGACACGAATCATACCATTACACGCATGATGGAAACTGTTCTTAA